From Sphingobacterium bambusae:
GGAAGCAACGGCGATGTAGCACTTTTCTTTGGACTTAGCGGAACGGGAAAGACCACACTATCGGCCGATCCTGAAAGAAAACTGATCGGTGACGACGAGCACGGTTGGTCACAGGAAACAATCTTTAACTTTGAAGGCGGTTGCTATGCAAAATGTATAGACCTCAGCGCTGACAAAGAACCTCAAATTTATGCTGCAATACGCTCAGGAAGCTTGCTAGAAAACACGCGTTTTTTTACAGGAACAAACAGAGTCGACTATAGTGATAGTACGATTACGGAAAACACCCGCGCGGCATATCCGATCATGTATATCAATGAAGCAAAGATGCCTGCTATTGGAAAAACACCTACTAATATTTTCTTTTTAACGTGCGATGCTTTTGGTGTGTTACCGCCGATTTCGAAATTGACAACTGCTCAAGCAATGTACCATTTTCTATCGGGCTACACGGCTAAAGTGGCAGGCACAGAAATAGGAATTAAGGAACCACAAACGACCTTCTCCGCCTGTTTCGGTCGCGTTTTTCTCCCCGCTAATCCCACAGCATATGCTACATTACTGGGTAAAAAGCTTGAAGAAAATCCTAATGTAAACGTTTGGCTGGTTAACACTGGATGGACGGGTGGCTCATACGGCGAGGGCAAACGAATTAGTTTAAGATATACACGGGCCTTGGTGAGCGCAGCAATACAAGAGCAACTTCGAGACGTGCCCTTCGTGCCACACCCATCCTTTTTGGTATTAGTCCCACAGTCTTGTCCGAATGTACCCGCATCCATACTTAACCCGCGCGACACCTGGTCAGACAAAGAAGCATACGACCGGCAATCGGATAAGTTAACAGGTCTATTTATGCAAAATTTTGAGGCTTTTCGGGAGCAGGCCAGTGAAGAAATAAGGCAGGCTTCCCCGAAATTTCTTCGGAAGATTAAATAAAACAGTAAAGGCTGTCCTTGCGGACAGCCTTTACTTTATAACTACAAAAACACCCGAGCGTGCCAACTATCTTTCAGCGGAACTTCCCACTTCTCATCCAGCTCGTTTACCAGCGTAAGCATATTGTTGAACACAATAGTGTCCGCATGAACAAGCCCATCTTTTACAAGGCTAGAAAAGGTATCTCGCCCTACTATATTAATGTTACCACTATTGGGATCGCGAAAAGCAATCTGCATACGATCAAACAAAGATATACCCAACTCCTGCTCAATTTTCTTCAAGAGATGGACAGATTTATCAATAGAGCAACCCGTCACCATCGCTTTTTCTTCGTCCACCATCAGCATTAAGAACAGGCCATATCGGATGCTGAAACTGCCGGCCAATTGATTGCCATGGGCGGTCCACTGTTCCACAAACTCCGATAGCACATCCTCTATGCGAGCAATCTCCTCGTCCTGCAGAAAACGATTGCTTTGGTAAATCCAGACTCTCTTCATAGCGTGTAAGATTAATGAACGTAATACGGCGAAATCATCAAATAAACAATAACTCCCGTAACTGCCACATACATCCACATCGGATAGGTGATGCGCGCTAATTTCTTATGCCGTTCATAAGCCCCTGCAATGCCTCTTACAAAGGTAAACAGTACAAAGGGAATAATAATGATGGACAAAAGGATATGCGTGATCAGGATAAAGAAGTAAAGGTATCGCAAAAAACCTTCGCCACCGTAGGGAGTCGAGTCAGAAGTCATGTGGTAGGCTACGTACATAACAAGGAATGCCAAAGAGCAAGCCATGCATACCTTCACCAAGTTCTCATGTAGTTTAACCTTACCTTTCTTAATTGCAGTGACCGCTGCAAATAGTAACACGGCTGTTAAGCCATTTATCGTCGCGTAAATTGGCGGTAAAAACGACAACGGTTGTACGTCGTAGCCCAACTTCTTTAAATTTACGCCAAATAAGACCGCTACTGCCAATGGTATAACTATGGACAGTGTGACGATCCATTTCTTATATTTTTTTTCTTCCTCCGTTATCATAAAACTATTTCTGCGCTATTTTAGCTGGCCTATTACGAATTTCCTCTACGACAAGCAACTTTACTTCGTCCTCCAACCTATCGACCTCTCCCTTTTGGCTTACGTCGTAAAATCCGCGTATCCTACGTTTTGAATCCAGCAAGACAAACTGATTGCTGATCAAAAAGCGTGTGGAATCAGCAGGATCCACCATGGCATCAATCAACAGTTGATCCTTGGCGTAAGAAAAAATATCGGATGAGGGGCCGAAGACGACTTTCCAATGCCCACGCTGCAAGCCCTTATAAGGCTTCACAAACGCCGCTAGGCTTTCTTGATTTTCCGATGGATCTACCGAGATAGAATAGAAATTAATAAGCGGATTTTCTTGAAATCGATCAGATAGTCCCTGCACGTTATCCATCATTAATTTGGAAAACGAACCGTCTTTTGAATAGCATAAATGCACGATATTTATCGTGGTATCCGATGCTGGGAAAGCGACTGTCTGTCCATCAAAATTGGTGAAGCTAAGTGCCGGTAGCGTATGGAAGATTGTATCTGGGTATTCCCTTCCCCAATTGCGTTTCATTTCGCCACTTAACTTCTTCTCGCCAAAAACGGGGAGAGAGACGTAATGATTGGATCCCAATCTATTAACGGCTATATATAAAAATCCTGGCACTAGTAGTATTAATGCCAGGAGAATTATTTTTGATTTACTTCCTTGAGTACGATTACTCATTGAGTTCTCTCAATTTATTAGTTGTTAGGAAACAAAGGGTGCGATTGCAAGTGGTGCAATAAATAATCGCCCTCGATCAATAACAAAACGATAAAATAAACAATAAATATAAATCCTATTGCACTACAAATAATAAAACCTGATTTCTCAAACTTCAAGTGCATGAAATAAGCGACGATATAATATGCTTTGACTAGTGTTAAAACAATGTAGACCGTATTCAACAGCATTCCTTTTTCGATAACGCCCCAGTGATGTACAAAGCCCAAGGCAATCAAAAATTCAAGTGCCGTTAGCGCTAAAAGGATAAAGAATACTTTCCAAATTCCTTTTTTATCCATGCCGCCATGGTCGTGGTGGTCGTGTGCTGCTATATTTTCGTGATGATGTGACATGTTCTATAAATAAATTATAATGCTGAAACCAATTAGATTAAGTAGAAGAAGGTGAATACGAATACCCAAACCAAATCCACAAAGTGCCAGTATAAACCAACTTTCTCCACCATCAAATACGTACCGCGATTTTCAAACGTATTGTTCAATGTCATACACAAAATAATGATATTCAAAAGAATACCTACAGACACGTGAAATCCGTGGAAACCAGTGATCGTAAAGAACAAGTTAGAGAACTGTAAGGCTGCAGTGTACGATATATCTTTGGAGAAATAAGGAGCTAAAGCCTGCGCTACAGCGTCACCTTCCAAGCCGGTAGCGGGGTTTCTTCCGAACCAAAAACCTTCATGGTGCAAATGTGTCCATTCGATCGCTTGACAACCTACGAAACAAAGACCGCCTAAAATAGTCCAAAGCATCCATTTAATAACTTCTTGCTTTTGGTTTCTATGGCCGGCATCCACTGCCAACACCATCGTTACCGATGACATAATAAGGATGAATGTCATGATACCTACGAAAACCAAGGGTTGACCATGCTCTACTATACCGGGTACAGATTGAAAAATCTTATCCGCATCAATCCAAGTGGGTTGCGCAAATTTTTGAGCGCCATAATAGAGTAAGAAGGCAGAGAATGTAAAAGCATCCGACACCAAGAAAAACCACATCATGATCTTTCCATACTCTAAGTTCCAAGGCGACTTACCACCGCTCCAAGGGCCGTCTTTTACCTTATCTAATTGCGATACAGTTGTTGTACTCATTTTTTACTATTATTGATTCAAAAGTAAGAAAACATAAATATAAATCCATAAAAGATCGAGAAAATGCCAAAATATAATGG
This genomic window contains:
- a CDS encoding ABC transporter ATPase, which codes for MKRVWIYQSNRFLQDEEIARIEDVLSEFVEQWTAHGNQLAGSFSIRYGLFLMLMVDEEKAMVTGCSIDKSVHLLKKIEQELGISLFDRMQIAFRDPNSGNINIVGRDTFSSLVKDGLVHADTIVFNNMLTLVNELDEKWEVPLKDSWHARVFL
- a CDS encoding cytochrome c oxidase subunit 3, which encodes MSTTTVSQLDKVKDGPWSGGKSPWNLEYGKIMMWFFLVSDAFTFSAFLLYYGAQKFAQPTWIDADKIFQSVPGIVEHGQPLVFVGIMTFILIMSSVTMVLAVDAGHRNQKQEVIKWMLWTILGGLCFVGCQAIEWTHLHHEGFWFGRNPATGLEGDAVAQALAPYFSKDISYTAALQFSNLFFTITGFHGFHVSVGILLNIIILCMTLNNTFENRGTYLMVEKVGLYWHFVDLVWVFVFTFFYLI
- the pckA gene encoding phosphoenolpyruvate carboxykinase (ATP), whose product is MVMEMEYPNPLDKNKPMTSLSKKVYFQHTPEALVQQALDLEQGTLNDAGALCITTGKFTGRSPKDRFIVKDESTVTTVDWGDVNIAIAPEVFDRLLQKMTAFVEEKELWVRACYAGADPQYRINVTVINTTPWANLFCHHLFISPTEQELINYQQEWLIFQIPEFLADPLVDGTRQENFSIINFSEKIILIGGTAYTGEMKKGIFSVLNFLLPQQDVLPMHCSANEGSNGDVALFFGLSGTGKTTLSADPERKLIGDDEHGWSQETIFNFEGGCYAKCIDLSADKEPQIYAAIRSGSLLENTRFFTGTNRVDYSDSTITENTRAAYPIMYINEAKMPAIGKTPTNIFFLTCDAFGVLPPISKLTTAQAMYHFLSGYTAKVAGTEIGIKEPQTTFSACFGRVFLPANPTAYATLLGKKLEENPNVNVWLVNTGWTGGSYGEGKRISLRYTRALVSAAIQEQLRDVPFVPHPSFLVLVPQSCPNVPASILNPRDTWSDKEAYDRQSDKLTGLFMQNFEAFREQASEEIRQASPKFLRKIK
- a CDS encoding DUF420 domain-containing protein, which gives rise to MITEEEKKYKKWIVTLSIVIPLAVAVLFGVNLKKLGYDVQPLSFLPPIYATINGLTAVLLFAAVTAIKKGKVKLHENLVKVCMACSLAFLVMYVAYHMTSDSTPYGGEGFLRYLYFFILITHILLSIIIIPFVLFTFVRGIAGAYERHKKLARITYPMWMYVAVTGVIVYLMISPYYVH
- a CDS encoding cytochrome C oxidase subunit IV family protein gives rise to the protein MSHHHENIAAHDHHDHGGMDKKGIWKVFFILLALTALEFLIALGFVHHWGVIEKGMLLNTVYIVLTLVKAYYIVAYFMHLKFEKSGFIICSAIGFIFIVYFIVLLLIEGDYLLHHLQSHPLFPNN
- a CDS encoding SCO family protein, which translates into the protein MPGFLYIAVNRLGSNHYVSLPVFGEKKLSGEMKRNWGREYPDTIFHTLPALSFTNFDGQTVAFPASDTTINIVHLCYSKDGSFSKLMMDNVQGLSDRFQENPLINFYSISVDPSENQESLAAFVKPYKGLQRGHWKVVFGPSSDIFSYAKDQLLIDAMVDPADSTRFLISNQFVLLDSKRRIRGFYDVSQKGEVDRLEDEVKLLVVEEIRNRPAKIAQK